In Dehalobacter sp., the following proteins share a genomic window:
- a CDS encoding RNA polymerase sigma factor produces MICLNVIHDPFEAENLTQDTFLQVYKSLSTYEYRGFKTWLSRIALHKAIDYKRKTVHTKARENICLAEIENIADGRAPVQDMIIKEEEKVLLDQCLKRIPKHYETVIRKTYQENKSSRQIAQEENISVRTVETRLYRGKKVLRECFEELSNP; encoded by the coding sequence ATGATTTGCCTGAATGTTATTCACGATCCGTTCGAAGCTGAGAATCTTACCCAGGATACTTTCCTTCAGGTCTATAAATCCCTCTCTACATACGAATACCGGGGATTTAAGACCTGGCTGAGCAGGATAGCGCTTCACAAGGCCATCGATTATAAGAGAAAAACCGTCCATACGAAGGCGAGGGAAAATATCTGCTTGGCAGAAATCGAAAACATAGCCGATGGGCGGGCCCCTGTCCAGGATATGATCATCAAAGAAGAGGAGAAGGTGTTGTTGGATCAATGCTTGAAGAGAATCCCGAAGCACTACGAGACAGTCATCAGGAAAACCTATCAGGAAAATAAAAGTTCAAGGCAGATTGCTCAGGAAGAAAACATCAGTGTCAGAACAGTGGAAACGAGGCTTTACAGGGGG
- a CDS encoding 4Fe-4S binding protein translates to MIRKIIEIDQEKCNSCGLCVNACREGALQLVHGKAVLVSDAYCDGLGDCLPECPTGAIQIIKREAADYNEELVKAKLARKKEKSGCSCPGTMATMIEEIPADQKKQDSGNIGAERPSELRQWPVQLNLINPQASYLQNADLLIAADCTAYAYASFHEKFMKDRITLIGCPKLDDNDYYTEKITEIIRINHPQSVKVARIDVPCCSGIVRAVKTAMVQAGISVPYDEVIIDSQGNIL, encoded by the coding sequence ATGATTAGAAAGATCATCGAAATCGATCAGGAAAAATGCAATAGCTGCGGATTGTGTGTAAACGCCTGTCGTGAAGGCGCGCTGCAGCTTGTTCATGGTAAAGCCGTTCTGGTCAGTGATGCATATTGTGACGGGCTTGGCGACTGCCTGCCGGAATGTCCGACAGGTGCAATTCAGATTATCAAAAGAGAAGCCGCAGACTATAATGAAGAGCTGGTGAAAGCGAAACTCGCCCGAAAGAAAGAAAAATCCGGCTGTTCCTGCCCAGGCACCATGGCCACAATGATCGAAGAAATACCCGCTGACCAGAAAAAACAGGATTCCGGAAACATCGGGGCTGAACGTCCTTCGGAACTCAGGCAATGGCCGGTTCAGCTGAATCTGATTAACCCGCAGGCATCTTACCTGCAAAATGCTGATCTGCTGATTGCGGCGGATTGTACCGCCTATGCCTATGCTTCTTTCCATGAGAAGTTCATGAAGGACAGAATTACGCTGATCGGCTGTCCCAAACTGGATGACAATGATTATTACACGGAAAAGATCACGGAGATCATCAGAATCAATCATCCGCAGAGTGTCAAGGTGGCCCGGATAGATGTACCTTGTTGTTCCGGGATTGTACGGGCTGTAAAGACAGCCATGGTTCAGGCCGGCATCTCGGTGCCGTACGACGAAGTCATTATCGATTCACAGGGAAATATCCTGTAA
- a CDS encoding acyl-CoA thioesterase has protein sequence MEPYLISTKEIQLSYADTDMMGVIYHANYLKWFELGRCQLVEDAGYHYLDMEEAGYYAPVYQVEVTYKKAVHYGERVFVKTWVEENQGLWTVYGYKVVNGSSEVCAEGTTKHILVRKDNFKPVQFKKAFPEWFRRYEEIKKK, from the coding sequence ATGGAACCATATTTGATCTCGACGAAAGAAATACAGTTAAGTTATGCCGATACCGATATGATGGGCGTAATCTACCACGCTAACTATCTGAAATGGTTTGAACTCGGAAGATGCCAGCTGGTCGAAGATGCCGGGTATCATTATCTGGATATGGAAGAAGCCGGGTATTATGCTCCGGTCTATCAAGTCGAAGTAACCTATAAAAAAGCGGTACACTACGGTGAGCGTGTGTTTGTGAAAACCTGGGTCGAAGAAAATCAGGGTTTGTGGACGGTATACGGCTATAAGGTTGTTAACGGCAGCAGTGAAGTCTGCGCTGAAGGAACCACGAAACATATTCTGGTCCGGAAAGACAATTTTAAGCCTGTCCAATTCAAAAAAGCATTTCCTGAATGGTTTCGCCGTTACGAAGAAATCAAAAAAAAGTAA
- a CDS encoding YdeI/OmpD-associated family protein translates to MKQKFIAEIKKHEGLDGAYVEIPFDVEAAFGARRVKVKATFDEMEYQGSIVRMNGIFLLGLTQAIRRKIGKQPGDLVNVEVEKDEQERTVEVPEDFLAQLQEAPNALTFFESLSYTHKKDYVLWITSAKKMETRMDRIQKAVEMLGAKKKSK, encoded by the coding sequence ATGAAACAGAAGTTTATTGCGGAAATCAAAAAGCATGAAGGCCTTGACGGGGCATATGTCGAAATTCCTTTTGATGTTGAGGCGGCATTTGGTGCCAGACGGGTGAAAGTAAAAGCTACTTTTGATGAGATGGAATATCAGGGATCAATCGTCAGAATGAATGGAATTTTCCTGCTTGGCTTAACGCAGGCCATACGCAGAAAGATTGGGAAACAACCCGGAGATTTGGTAAATGTCGAAGTTGAAAAAGACGAGCAGGAACGTACGGTCGAGGTACCGGAAGACTTCCTGGCACAGCTGCAGGAAGCCCCGAATGCTTTGACATTCTTTGAAAGCCTCTCGTATACGCACAAGAAAGACTATGTCCTGTGGATCACCAGTGCCAAGAAAATGGAAACCAGAATGGATCGGATTCAAAAGGCGGTCGAAATGCTGGGGGCCAAAAAGAAAAGTAAATAA
- a CDS encoding PepSY domain-containing protein, whose translation MKRHRWFILPLVFVLIFQLPVPLLGADTVTPQTGSAETKISLEQALQIVKQNFKISKELTEFTSSFSNYQSRQVWSLDWNTSGSSGGNFSAQVDAVSGEILSIYSWQSVQEDQAYTLPQITPEQARQIAESTVQKLTGPKYAKLKFLENKAIVPINLYGETVYSYNWQRFENGIPFQGNLVSVQVSAASGKVTAYNIIWNDLKIPEVNNIINAAKATEYFNTAKLLELQYFLAPAYKPLTTAQNSEKVQLVYTLKNGGTIDAFTGKPLVLNSGQWLFTNDRALGGLGSAESAAKSVPLTPQEQKEIAENAKLLTREKAIEAVKQWVEIPSNVTLKSINLYQDYSLRGGKVWSFEWGTPSGPGAQTINARVNAASGELISFSVYSSSANADGSHNAITSEQAQTITQDFIRKIQPAKSQQVKLNANNTADSVKSAELTSITFNYERIVNGILFPSNNISITVDLQTKKITSYYLNWWNLDFPQLSEAMSPAKVQEILFQARPMQLTYVLLYDQGEAKEVRLVYQPSSESSQTSDLMDARTGSFLDSQGNSLKEQPQAHIFTDIAGNTAEKEITVLGMAGLFGEYGSQFRPTENITASAFLRALYTIKNGSENNLSDTDVVKKAKEEGWIQDNLTPSQIVTKELCSEIIVRFLGLQKIAALNPIFQTSFDDVPIKERGYASLATGLGILKADNGKFYPLQPMTRADAAYALIRAFETGFKS comes from the coding sequence ATGAAACGTCATCGCTGGTTTATACTTCCTCTGGTTTTTGTTTTGATCTTCCAGCTGCCGGTACCGCTTTTGGGCGCTGATACCGTAACGCCTCAGACAGGTTCGGCGGAAACAAAAATCTCCCTGGAACAAGCCCTGCAGATTGTCAAACAAAATTTTAAAATTTCCAAAGAGCTGACCGAGTTCACTTCAAGCTTCAGCAATTATCAGTCCCGTCAGGTTTGGTCGCTGGACTGGAACACTTCCGGCAGCTCCGGCGGTAATTTTTCAGCGCAGGTTGACGCTGTCAGCGGAGAAATCTTGTCCATATATTCCTGGCAGTCTGTCCAGGAAGATCAGGCCTATACACTTCCACAGATAACCCCGGAACAGGCCAGGCAAATTGCGGAAAGTACTGTCCAAAAATTAACCGGGCCGAAATATGCCAAATTGAAATTCCTCGAGAATAAGGCAATTGTTCCGATCAATCTCTATGGAGAGACCGTTTACAGCTACAATTGGCAGCGGTTTGAAAACGGCATCCCGTTCCAGGGCAACCTGGTCAGTGTACAGGTGAGTGCTGCGAGCGGCAAGGTCACTGCTTATAACATCATCTGGAATGATCTTAAGATCCCTGAAGTGAATAATATCATCAATGCCGCGAAAGCAACTGAATACTTTAATACCGCTAAACTTCTGGAACTGCAATACTTTCTGGCACCGGCTTATAAGCCATTGACCACAGCACAAAATAGTGAGAAAGTCCAGCTGGTTTATACCCTGAAAAATGGTGGAACAATCGATGCATTCACCGGAAAACCCTTGGTCCTGAACTCCGGTCAATGGCTGTTTACGAATGACCGGGCGCTGGGTGGACTTGGCTCGGCTGAAAGTGCAGCCAAATCCGTTCCTTTAACGCCGCAGGAACAAAAGGAAATCGCCGAAAATGCGAAGCTTTTAACCAGGGAAAAAGCGATTGAGGCCGTCAAGCAGTGGGTGGAAATCCCTTCGAACGTTACGTTGAAAAGCATCAATCTTTACCAGGACTACAGTCTACGCGGCGGAAAGGTATGGTCCTTTGAATGGGGAACCCCAAGCGGGCCCGGAGCCCAAACGATTAATGCCAGGGTCAATGCAGCCAGTGGCGAATTAATCTCTTTCTCTGTTTACTCCTCTTCCGCAAACGCCGACGGAAGCCACAATGCGATTACAAGCGAACAGGCCCAGACCATTACGCAGGATTTTATCAGAAAAATCCAGCCGGCCAAATCTCAGCAGGTTAAACTCAATGCGAACAACACAGCCGATTCCGTCAAATCAGCAGAACTCACCAGCATCACGTTCAACTATGAACGGATCGTCAACGGCATTCTGTTCCCTTCCAATAACATCAGCATTACTGTTGATTTGCAGACGAAGAAAATCACTTCTTATTATCTGAATTGGTGGAATCTCGATTTCCCGCAATTGTCGGAAGCAATGTCTCCAGCCAAAGTCCAGGAAATACTCTTCCAGGCCAGACCTATGCAATTGACCTATGTTCTGTTGTACGACCAAGGAGAAGCCAAGGAAGTCCGGCTTGTCTATCAGCCTTCCTCAGAAAGCAGTCAAACCTCCGACCTGATGGATGCCAGAACCGGATCATTTTTGGATTCCCAGGGAAATTCCTTAAAAGAGCAGCCTCAGGCTCATATCTTCACGGATATTGCCGGAAACACTGCGGAAAAAGAAATCACCGTGCTGGGAATGGCTGGATTATTCGGTGAATACGGAAGCCAGTTCCGGCCGACCGAAAATATCACTGCCAGTGCCTTCCTGCGGGCTCTTTACACAATAAAAAACGGCTCGGAGAACAATCTTTCCGATACCGATGTCGTGAAAAAAGCTAAAGAAGAAGGATGGATTCAGGATAACCTGACCCCGTCCCAAATCGTTACCAAAGAACTGTGCAGCGAAATCATCGTCCGTTTTCTCGGACTTCAGAAAATCGCCGCGCTGAACCCAATATTCCAGACTTCCTTCGATGATGTCCCGATTAAAGAGCGCGGATACGCTTCACTCGCCACGGGTCTCGGCATTCTGAAAGCGGACAACGGCAAATTTTATCCGCTTCAGCCTATGACCCGCGCTGATGCAGCTTACGCCCTGATCAGAGCGTTTGAAACCGGGTTCAAATCTTAA
- a CDS encoding lytic transglycosylase domain-containing protein has protein sequence MKIDAQNELLQLQLQNMVQALEGTSENSEAFQMVYKMLLETMQEDSNVTSDLNIGALDKNLTDSSDLSNLSALSNLTDLSRQMDQTDPSNTSDQMQMLYLYNLINLQNSLLNTGDGTESLTRTGDFLGTNNMTSSGQTYNSAYSAYNMNNMNNTNNTDSSFNASSIDASIKAAITGASEKYGVEKSLISAVIRQESSFNPNAVSSAGAIGLMQLMPATASGLGVTDPFNIEQNVDGGTRYLRQLIDRYGSTEMALAAYNAGSGTIRARGVQGPEDLVKMPAETRNFVQNVMNYYTVSKEAATYSGSP, from the coding sequence ATGAAAATCGATGCTCAAAATGAACTGCTGCAGCTGCAGCTTCAAAATATGGTCCAGGCCCTGGAAGGCACTTCTGAAAACTCCGAAGCTTTTCAGATGGTTTATAAAATGCTGTTGGAGACCATGCAGGAAGACAGCAATGTCACGTCGGATCTGAACATCGGGGCTTTGGATAAAAACCTGACAGACAGTTCAGATTTGTCAAATCTGTCGGCGCTTTCAAATCTGACGGATCTGTCAAGGCAGATGGATCAAACGGATCCTTCCAACACGTCTGACCAGATGCAGATGCTCTATCTCTATAACCTTATCAATCTGCAGAATTCACTGCTCAACACAGGAGACGGGACCGAAAGCCTGACCAGAACCGGGGACTTCCTAGGAACAAATAACATGACCTCATCCGGGCAGACATACAACAGTGCTTACAGTGCTTACAACATGAATAACATGAACAACACGAATAATACAGACAGCTCTTTCAACGCGTCTTCGATTGATGCTTCAATTAAAGCTGCGATTACGGGAGCTTCGGAAAAATACGGTGTGGAAAAATCTTTGATATCAGCCGTCATTCGTCAGGAATCATCCTTTAACCCGAACGCGGTCTCTTCAGCAGGCGCAATCGGCCTGATGCAGCTGATGCCGGCAACAGCCTCAGGGCTGGGCGTAACCGACCCCTTTAATATTGAACAGAATGTTGACGGCGGAACGCGTTATTTGCGGCAGCTGATCGACCGTTACGGATCTACGGAGATGGCTCTGGCTGCCTATAATGCCGGATCAGGAACAATTCGGGCCAGAGGCGTCCAGGGGCCAGAGGACCTTGTGAAAATGCCTGCCGAAACAAGAAATTTTGTTCAAAACGTTATGAATTACTATACAGTATCGAAAGAGGCTGCCACTTATTCTGGCAGCCCCTAA
- a CDS encoding cupin domain-containing protein, which yields MIVGHVNELAGIPMQGAGIQGAIKKVLISPKEGWDGWTMRLFALEPGGFTPRHTHDWPHINYIVSGEGTLHLDGQDYVLKEGAYAYVPGGALHQFQNDSRKEFSFLCIVPEEGDK from the coding sequence ATGATCGTTGGCCATGTGAACGAATTGGCAGGGATCCCTATGCAGGGAGCAGGAATACAGGGTGCCATCAAAAAAGTGCTGATATCTCCCAAAGAAGGCTGGGATGGCTGGACGATGCGGCTCTTTGCGCTTGAACCAGGCGGCTTTACACCCAGACATACGCATGATTGGCCCCATATTAATTATATTGTTTCAGGCGAAGGAACACTGCATTTAGATGGTCAGGATTATGTACTGAAGGAAGGCGCGTATGCCTATGTTCCCGGAGGCGCGCTCCATCAATTTCAGAATGACTCCCGGAAAGAATTTTCATTCCTATGCATTGTACCTGAAGAAGGAGATAAGTAA
- the pheA gene encoding prephenate dehydratase, producing the protein MDELKNRRLQDLRSKIDEIDTELLRLFEARMETVIEVAEYKILNSINILDESRENKVLQKIEQVKNKDLVKTAEEFLKAVMSISKGVQAERFFRPETGSWQEISEIEEESETGELGKCVSGNVIGFQGIPGSYSEQALKEYFGEGKNAKNYVNFEDVFQALAAEEIDYGVLPLENSFTGGIADVYDLLCQFGFYIVGEKCIQIDHNLLAVKGAKLEDIREVCSHPQGFQQSSIFLRKHPEWNQATCSNTAVSAKKVADAGSKALVSIASRRAAELYGLDILAEKINNNPANFTRFIIIGRKPELRGACNKISLVVAISHEPGSLYRVLSHFARNGLNMMKIESRPMTDKTWEYLFYIDFEGNLNNRVVKKAVEGIEKESAYFQMLGNYPSDKQNR; encoded by the coding sequence GTGGATGAACTAAAAAATCGGAGACTACAGGACCTCAGGTCTAAGATAGATGAAATTGATACCGAGCTGCTTCGTCTTTTTGAAGCAAGAATGGAGACCGTCATTGAGGTAGCTGAATATAAGATTTTGAACAGCATTAATATCTTAGATGAATCCAGGGAGAATAAAGTCCTGCAAAAAATTGAGCAGGTCAAAAACAAGGATCTGGTTAAAACTGCAGAAGAGTTCCTCAAAGCCGTCATGAGTATTAGTAAAGGTGTTCAGGCTGAACGCTTTTTTAGGCCAGAAACCGGTTCCTGGCAGGAAATCTCGGAAATTGAAGAGGAGTCGGAAACCGGAGAACTGGGGAAATGTGTTTCCGGAAATGTGATCGGGTTCCAGGGAATTCCGGGCTCCTATAGTGAACAGGCGCTTAAGGAATATTTTGGGGAAGGCAAGAATGCCAAGAATTATGTGAACTTTGAAGATGTGTTTCAGGCGTTGGCTGCAGAAGAGATCGATTACGGGGTTCTTCCGCTGGAAAATTCGTTTACCGGCGGTATTGCCGACGTCTACGACCTGCTTTGTCAGTTTGGGTTTTATATCGTCGGTGAAAAATGTATCCAGATCGATCATAACCTGTTGGCGGTTAAAGGAGCAAAACTCGAAGATATCAGGGAAGTATGCTCCCATCCCCAGGGTTTTCAGCAGTCCAGTATTTTTTTAAGAAAACATCCCGAATGGAACCAGGCGACCTGCAGCAATACCGCGGTAAGTGCCAAGAAAGTTGCCGATGCAGGCTCGAAAGCCCTGGTATCCATTGCGAGCAGGCGAGCGGCGGAGCTCTATGGCCTGGACATTCTGGCCGAAAAGATCAACAATAATCCGGCGAACTTCACCCGGTTTATCATCATCGGCAGAAAACCTGAGCTTAGAGGTGCGTGTAACAAGATCAGTCTCGTTGTCGCCATTTCCCACGAACCAGGTTCATTGTACAGGGTCCTCAGTCACTTTGCACGGAACGGGCTGAATATGATGAAGATCGAATCCCGACCGATGACGGATAAGACCTGGGAATATCTCTTCTATATTGATTTCGAGGGTAATCTGAATAATCGTGTGGTCAAGAAAGCAGTTGAGGGGATAGAGAAAGAGAGCGCTTACTTCCAGATGCTCGGAAATTATCCGTCAGATAAACAAAATAGGTAA
- the aroC gene encoding chorismate synthase: MSGTWGETLKLSLFGESHGKCIGIVLDGLPAGLKLDLPFISRELARRAPGKNALSTPRQEKDEFEILSGFFHGFTTGAPLCCVIWNKDQHSGDYCELKDTVRPGHADYTAMVKHRGFNDYRGGGHFSGRLTAPLVLAGAIAKQILEKKGIVIGSHILNIGGIGEDRFDDLRIDSGLLRELTEQEFPVLSEEAGTRMKQKILQAKAEEDSVGGVIETAVAGLPVGLGSPFFDSAESKIAHLLFAVPAVKGVEFGAGFAIVQMKGSEANDPFAFTDKVVTLSNYNGGILGGITNGMPLIFRAAVKPTPSIGKVQQTVNMAAREETQITVQGRHDPCIVPRAVPVVESAAALALLDLMIEKDGVTWMN; the protein is encoded by the coding sequence ATGAGTGGAACATGGGGTGAAACCCTTAAACTATCGCTGTTTGGGGAATCACACGGAAAATGCATCGGGATCGTACTCGATGGTCTGCCGGCGGGATTAAAGCTCGATTTGCCCTTCATCAGCCGGGAACTGGCCAGAAGGGCACCGGGGAAGAACGCGCTTTCAACCCCGCGGCAAGAAAAAGACGAATTTGAAATCCTGAGTGGTTTCTTTCATGGATTTACGACCGGAGCCCCGCTCTGCTGTGTGATCTGGAATAAGGATCAGCACTCCGGGGATTATTGCGAATTGAAAGACACGGTGCGGCCCGGCCATGCGGATTATACCGCGATGGTAAAACACAGGGGCTTCAACGATTACCGGGGTGGAGGCCATTTTTCCGGCAGACTAACTGCACCATTGGTGCTGGCTGGAGCCATTGCCAAACAAATCCTGGAAAAGAAGGGCATTGTGATTGGCAGCCATATTTTAAATATCGGTGGTATTGGAGAGGATCGTTTTGATGACCTTCGAATTGATTCAGGTCTACTCCGGGAACTGACAGAACAAGAATTCCCAGTTTTGTCCGAAGAAGCGGGTACCCGGATGAAACAGAAAATTCTTCAGGCCAAAGCCGAGGAGGACTCTGTCGGCGGCGTGATTGAAACAGCGGTAGCAGGTTTGCCTGTCGGCTTGGGGTCGCCATTCTTTGATTCAGCTGAAAGCAAAATTGCCCATCTGCTGTTTGCTGTTCCGGCGGTGAAGGGAGTCGAATTCGGCGCTGGGTTTGCAATTGTGCAGATGAAAGGGTCTGAAGCTAATGATCCATTCGCTTTCACAGATAAAGTGGTGACGCTTTCCAATTACAATGGCGGAATCCTTGGAGGGATCACGAATGGCATGCCTTTGATATTCCGGGCTGCCGTGAAACCGACGCCTTCGATCGGCAAAGTGCAGCAGACGGTGAATATGGCCGCCAGGGAAGAGACGCAAATCACAGTTCAGGGAAGACACGACCCTTGCATCGTCCCCCGGGCGGTTCCTGTCGTAGAAAGCGCCGCTGCACTGGCCTTATTGGACTTGATGATAGAAAAGGATGGGGTAACGTGGATGAACTAA